A stretch of Alkalicella caledoniensis DNA encodes these proteins:
- the rpiB gene encoding ribose 5-phosphate isomerase B: MKVAVASDHGGYKLKEEIKVYLEELSIEYKDFGCHNEESVDYPEYAAIAAKAVASEEYTCGIIICGTGIGVSIAANKIKGIRAANCHDCFSAQATREHNDANVLTLGERVVGPGLAKMIVKIFLETEFQGGRHQRRIGQITELEM; this comes from the coding sequence ATGAAAGTGGCCGTAGCCAGTGACCATGGTGGTTATAAACTAAAAGAGGAAATAAAGGTTTACCTAGAGGAACTTTCAATAGAATATAAAGATTTTGGTTGTCATAACGAGGAAAGTGTTGACTATCCAGAATATGCTGCAATAGCCGCAAAGGCTGTTGCCAGTGAGGAATATACATGCGGGATCATAATATGTGGTACTGGAATAGGTGTATCAATTGCTGCAAACAAAATTAAAGGTATACGTGCTGCTAACTGTCACGACTGTTTCTCTGCCCAAGCAACAAGGGAGCATAATGATGCAAATGTATTGACCCTTGGTGAAAGGGTTGTAGGACCTGGCCTTGCTAAAATGATAGTTAAAATCTTCCTTGAAACAGAGTTTCAAGGTGGTAGACACCAAAGAAGAATAGGACAAATTACTGAGTTGGAAATGTAG
- a CDS encoding AtpZ/AtpI family protein, with protein sequence MEKKHLLEVFKYLGLVTYIGILMTANILVGYYLGVYIQNITGSFLLFVLFIFLGIFSGFWTIYKFIIKLF encoded by the coding sequence TTGGAAAAAAAACACTTGCTAGAAGTATTTAAATATCTAGGCCTAGTTACATACATCGGTATACTAATGACAGCAAATATACTTGTGGGATACTACCTAGGTGTATACATACAGAACATTACTGGAAGCTTTTTGCTGTTTGTTTTATTCATTTTTTTGGGTATATTTTCTGGATTTTGGACCATTTACAAATTTATAATTAAACTCTTTTAA
- a CDS encoding TIGR01440 family protein — MVSNVENIYTQLSELLDEFQSLARLKKGDMVVIGCSTSEVIGEIIGTSSSQETAEQIIKALLEKSRQYQWALAIQCCEHLNRALVIEKETLEQYILEEVTVIPHPKAGGALSAEAMKKFREPVVVENIGAKAKGGIDIGNTLIGMHLKHVAVPLRFKTKYIGKAFVTGARTRPKLIGGERAKYE, encoded by the coding sequence ATGGTTAGTAATGTTGAAAACATATATACACAACTATCAGAACTCTTAGATGAGTTTCAAAGTCTAGCTAGACTTAAAAAGGGGGATATGGTTGTAATAGGTTGCAGCACCAGTGAAGTCATAGGAGAAATCATTGGCACATCTTCTAGTCAAGAAACTGCTGAGCAAATTATTAAAGCTCTACTGGAAAAATCGAGGCAATATCAATGGGCACTAGCCATACAGTGTTGTGAACATCTAAATCGGGCATTGGTTATAGAAAAAGAGACTTTGGAGCAATATATCCTTGAAGAAGTAACTGTTATACCACACCCTAAAGCTGGAGGAGCTTTATCAGCTGAAGCTATGAAAAAATTTCGTGAGCCTGTTGTTGTTGAAAATATCGGAGCTAAGGCAAAGGGTGGTATAGATATAGGAAACACTTTAATTGGTATGCACTTAAAGCATGTTGCGGTACCACTTAGGTTTAAAACTAAATATATTGGGAAAGCATTTGTAACTGGGGCAAGAACTCGTCCAAAACTAATAGGTGGAGAACGAGCAAAATATGAGTAG
- the atpF gene encoding F0F1 ATP synthase subunit B — translation MLDLDIGRIIIITINIIALFLILRWLLFKPVTEVLDKRTEKIRSDLDMAKNNREEADKLKEELNNRLENAKGEAKTIIDSAVAKGLEERAEIVREAKIEADKIIQRAKNEIELERNKAITYLKEEVAVLASMIASKAVEDSISPKKSAELINGVIEGMGESYEKYHR, via the coding sequence TTGTTAGATTTAGATATAGGTAGAATTATTATAATAACAATTAATATCATAGCTCTTTTCCTTATTCTTAGATGGCTTTTATTCAAACCAGTTACAGAGGTTTTGGATAAGAGGACTGAAAAAATTAGATCTGATTTAGATATGGCGAAAAACAATAGAGAAGAAGCAGATAAGCTAAAAGAAGAGTTGAATAATAGACTTGAAAACGCTAAAGGTGAAGCTAAGACTATTATTGACAGTGCCGTAGCTAAAGGTCTAGAGGAAAGGGCAGAAATAGTTCGTGAAGCTAAAATAGAAGCAGACAAAATAATACAACGGGCTAAAAACGAGATAGAATTAGAAAGAAATAAAGCTATTACATACCTTAAAGAAGAGGTGGCTGTGCTAGCTTCGATGATAGCTTCTAAGGCAGTTGAGGATTCCATCAGCCCTAAAAAAAGTGCTGAACTTATAAATGGAGTTATTGAAGGGATGGGAGAATCATATGAGAAATACCATCGCTAA
- a CDS encoding deoxycytidylate deaminase — protein MIDYSEQSKEERPSWDHYFMEITQVVAKRSTCLRRQVGALLVKDKRILSSGYNGAPSNLPHCSETGCLRQQLNIPSGERHELCRGLHAEQNAIVHAAMHGISIKDATIYITNQPCVLCAKMIINGGIKRVVFLEGYPDKLSEEMLKQASVDIIKI, from the coding sequence GTGATAGATTATTCGGAACAAAGTAAAGAAGAAAGACCAAGCTGGGACCATTATTTCATGGAGATTACACAGGTTGTTGCTAAGAGATCCACTTGTCTAAGGCGCCAAGTAGGGGCGTTGTTAGTTAAAGATAAAAGAATCCTAAGCAGTGGATATAATGGGGCTCCAAGTAATCTGCCACACTGTAGTGAGACCGGCTGTCTAAGACAACAGTTAAACATACCATCTGGGGAGAGACATGAGCTTTGCAGGGGATTACATGCTGAACAAAATGCCATCGTGCATGCTGCAATGCATGGGATTTCTATCAAAGATGCCACCATATATATCACCAATCAGCCATGTGTACTATGCGCTAAAATGATAATAAACGGTGGTATAAAAAGAGTTGTTTTTTTAGAAGGATATCCCGATAAACTAAGTGAAGAGATGCTAAAACAGGCATCTGTGGACATAATAAAGATTTAG
- a CDS encoding cell division FtsA domain-containing protein, with amino-acid sequence MENHNIFALDIGTRTVIGLIIKNSGENLEVVAQHVETHQDRAMKDGQIHDVNKVAAVVKKVKENLEKRSKTKLTSAAIAAAGRTLRTVRGSATQDFSNISLINHSHIQQVEVEALVRCKNEIAKLFPDEPLYCVGYSILTQKLNNYNIDTLEGQKGGLVEMEIIATFLPNIVIDSLFEVLKKVDLAIESLTLEPIAAMEIAIPPRFRMLNLALVDIGAGTSDIAISKGGTIIGYKMVQKAGDLITEAVAGHYLIDFQTAEELKITLSRQEKANITDILGIAQEITRDSFNTAIEMAVSDLADDISKEIIDLNGKPPSAVFCVGGGSQVGLLREKLANNLSLPLERVAVRDRETLENVKFKNTRTKSLRGPEIVTPLGIGAIAKKKAIHHFITVYVNEKEVTLFNAKRTTVAQGLFSAGVKVEDILKGGMGKDIKYKIQGEEIVIKGTRGFPGEIYLNNKKATLDDKVVEGDSITVIFPHNPQNALMLIKDVIKPYKKYVAVNHEKVSVIDEVLVNGINVSEEYNIKTGDQIEFIYKLRLHQLNLGINFDEHEVYFDGEIITGNPSLTGVQEITYKKKQQDSGTKLKNISVNANGQEIIITKENPLVVDVFDKLNFDISNPKGVLVIKKNGLESNFAESVVHHDKIEIHWN; translated from the coding sequence ATGGAAAACCATAATATATTTGCTTTGGATATAGGTACAAGAACCGTTATAGGACTGATAATTAAGAATTCTGGTGAAAACCTTGAAGTAGTAGCTCAACATGTGGAAACACATCAAGATAGAGCAATGAAAGATGGACAAATACACGATGTAAATAAAGTGGCAGCTGTTGTAAAAAAAGTGAAAGAAAATTTGGAGAAGAGAAGCAAAACTAAGCTAACCAGTGCCGCAATAGCTGCAGCTGGAAGAACCTTGCGCACAGTAAGAGGCTCTGCAACTCAGGATTTTTCCAACATATCACTTATAAATCATAGCCACATACAGCAAGTTGAAGTAGAGGCCCTAGTAAGATGTAAAAATGAGATTGCTAAACTCTTTCCCGATGAACCACTATATTGTGTAGGATATTCCATACTAACACAAAAATTAAATAACTATAATATAGATACCCTAGAGGGACAAAAGGGTGGCCTTGTGGAAATGGAGATTATTGCTACTTTCTTGCCAAATATAGTTATTGATAGCTTATTTGAAGTCCTTAAGAAGGTTGATTTAGCCATAGAATCTCTGACCCTAGAGCCTATTGCGGCTATGGAAATAGCTATACCCCCTCGGTTTCGCATGCTCAATTTAGCGTTAGTAGATATAGGTGCAGGCACCTCGGACATAGCTATCTCAAAAGGGGGCACCATAATAGGATATAAAATGGTACAAAAGGCAGGAGATCTAATAACAGAAGCTGTAGCTGGACATTACTTAATTGATTTTCAGACAGCTGAGGAACTAAAAATAACATTATCAAGGCAGGAGAAAGCAAACATTACCGATATTTTGGGAATTGCTCAAGAAATCACTAGGGATAGCTTTAATACTGCAATTGAAATGGCTGTCTCAGATTTGGCTGACGATATTTCCAAAGAAATAATTGACTTAAATGGGAAGCCTCCTAGCGCAGTGTTTTGTGTGGGTGGTGGTAGTCAAGTTGGTCTCCTAAGGGAAAAGCTAGCAAACAACCTGTCCTTGCCCCTAGAAAGGGTAGCTGTTAGGGATAGGGAAACCTTAGAAAACGTTAAATTTAAAAATACACGCACTAAGAGTTTGAGGGGGCCTGAGATCGTAACGCCCCTTGGCATAGGTGCTATAGCAAAAAAGAAGGCTATTCACCACTTTATTACAGTTTATGTTAATGAAAAAGAAGTAACCTTATTTAACGCTAAAAGAACCACTGTGGCACAGGGTCTATTCTCTGCAGGAGTTAAAGTAGAAGATATCCTTAAAGGTGGAATGGGAAAAGACATAAAATATAAAATACAAGGGGAAGAAATAGTTATAAAAGGTACTAGAGGATTTCCTGGTGAAATATACTTAAATAATAAAAAGGCTACCCTCGATGATAAAGTAGTTGAGGGAGATAGCATTACAGTCATATTCCCCCATAACCCTCAAAATGCCCTTATGCTCATAAAAGATGTAATTAAGCCATACAAAAAGTATGTTGCTGTAAACCATGAAAAAGTTAGTGTTATAGACGAGGTATTGGTGAATGGTATAAATGTTTCCGAAGAATACAACATAAAAACAGGGGACCAAATTGAATTTATCTATAAGTTACGCTTACATCAACTTAACCTAGGGATTAATTTTGATGAACATGAAGTGTATTTTGATGGAGAAATAATAACAGGAAATCCGTCTTTAACAGGGGTACAAGAGATTACATACAAAAAAAAACAACAAGATTCGGGAACTAAACTTAAAAACATTTCAGTAAATGCCAATGGACAAGAAATTATTATTACAAAGGAAAACCCTTTAGTTGTTGATGTTTTCGATAAACTGAATTTTGATATCTCAAACCCTAAAGGAGTTTTAGTAATTAAAAAAAATGGTCTAGAATCTAACTTTGCAGAAAGTGTTGTGCACCACGATAAAATAGAAATACACTGGAACTAA
- a CDS encoding lysylphosphatidylglycerol synthase transmembrane domain-containing protein: MKKRFAKGLLVLAIAIGVLINIALLIRDFHPTTVESLKAIDKNLIITLLFLLILSWLIEGLRLKWLSNKLKINLNLKDAIKLHLVTMFGAFSTPLGSGEIPMFMYWGLKKGEDLESFSALAILRLLFTKMIFLSFIVANYIIYRGNRGWGAVGEGAFYAVTVMVLGTFLFYTALVFKLNSLKKLTKFIKFLPNKFKDKEVVVTPQVKEILLHKPFIPFLLTLCYWIVFFSPAIILAQRLNLPLNPIGLLFQQATVYMTIPLSPVPGGAGVVELLYYGIFSNLLSGGQLAVFILIIRFINFYIPLMVGAFIAIRETKLF, translated from the coding sequence TTGAAAAAAAGATTTGCCAAAGGGCTTTTAGTTTTAGCTATTGCCATTGGCGTGTTGATAAACATAGCATTACTTATAAGAGACTTCCACCCAACAACCGTAGAAAGCTTAAAGGCCATAGACAAAAACCTAATAATAACACTACTATTCCTTTTAATCCTAAGCTGGCTAATTGAAGGTCTTAGGCTAAAGTGGTTATCTAATAAACTAAAGATAAATCTAAACCTAAAAGATGCCATAAAACTTCACTTAGTTACAATGTTTGGAGCATTTTCCACACCCTTAGGAAGTGGTGAAATTCCTATGTTTATGTATTGGGGTTTAAAAAAGGGAGAAGACTTAGAAAGCTTTAGTGCCTTGGCCATACTTAGACTTTTATTTACAAAAATGATTTTTCTTAGCTTTATAGTTGCAAACTATATTATCTACAGAGGCAATAGAGGTTGGGGAGCCGTTGGAGAGGGAGCTTTTTACGCTGTAACTGTGATGGTCTTAGGAACATTCCTATTCTACACAGCACTAGTATTTAAACTTAATTCTTTAAAAAAACTAACAAAATTTATCAAGTTTTTACCTAATAAATTTAAAGACAAGGAAGTTGTTGTGACCCCGCAAGTAAAAGAAATATTATTACATAAACCTTTTATACCTTTTTTATTAACACTGTGCTACTGGATAGTATTTTTCTCCCCAGCTATAATTTTGGCCCAAAGGCTAAATTTACCTTTGAATCCAATAGGGCTTCTTTTTCAACAAGCAACTGTATATATGACCATACCTTTATCTCCCGTACCGGGAGGTGCAGGAGTTGTTGAACTTTTGTATTACGGTATTTTTTCAAACCTTTTATCAGGAGGTCAGCTTGCTGTTTTTATATTGATTATCAGATTCATAAATTTTTATATCCCTCTTATGGTAGGAGCCTTTATAGCCATAAGGGAAACTAAACTGTTCTGA
- a CDS encoding ATP synthase subunit I — MLPQNVEAEFKKIAKRVTIVVLLLATSAFVFSNISVVWGIIIGGMMAITNFRLIALSTVQILELTSPTQAKAKAIVKYLIRASLTIGVMYVSFTNDWISFPALVVGLLLVKYIILFEAVYLFVKNSMKEFFHKQKLKYERGDNR; from the coding sequence ATGCTACCACAGAATGTAGAAGCGGAATTTAAGAAAATAGCTAAACGTGTTACTATTGTTGTGTTATTACTGGCTACATCTGCTTTTGTTTTTAGTAATATTTCAGTTGTTTGGGGTATTATAATAGGTGGCATGATGGCAATAACAAACTTTAGGCTTATTGCCCTATCTACAGTACAGATTTTAGAGCTTACGAGCCCCACGCAGGCGAAGGCAAAGGCTATAGTCAAATATTTAATAAGAGCTTCTCTGACCATAGGGGTTATGTATGTGTCATTCACTAATGATTGGATTAGCTTTCCAGCATTAGTTGTAGGGCTTTTATTGGTTAAATACATAATCTTGTTTGAAGCAGTATACTTGTTTGTAAAAAACAGTATGAAAGAATTTTTTCATAAACAAAAACTAAAGTACGAGAGGGGGGACAACAGATAA
- the atpE gene encoding ATP synthase F0 subunit C — MEPTIFTVAAFAALGAGIAMIAGIGPGIGQGYAAGKGVEAVGRQPEARGPITLTMLLGQAVAETTGIYAFVIAFILIGIVNRII; from the coding sequence ATGGAGCCTACAATATTTACTGTAGCAGCATTTGCAGCTTTAGGAGCAGGTATCGCTATGATCGCAGGTATTGGTCCTGGAATCGGTCAGGGTTATGCTGCTGGTAAAGGTGTTGAAGCAGTAGGTCGTCAGCCTGAAGCAAGAGGTCCTATAACTCTAACTATGCTTTTAGGTCAAGCAGTTGCTGAGACAACTGGTATCTACGCGTTCGTTATCGCCTTTATCCTTATTGGTATAGTAAACCGAATTATTTAA
- a CDS encoding hotdog domain-containing protein produces MEKAMIRVRISQHDAHYGGGLVDGAKMLQLFGDVATELLIRNDGDEGLFVAYDAVEFKAPVYAGDYIEAVGKITHLGNTSRKMDFEAWKVIRPLPGGEPSQAEVLSEPILVCKASGTCVVPKNLQRLKGE; encoded by the coding sequence ATGGAAAAGGCTATGATTAGAGTTAGAATCAGTCAACACGATGCTCATTATGGTGGGGGACTTGTGGATGGAGCTAAGATGTTGCAACTATTCGGAGATGTAGCCACAGAGCTTTTAATTAGAAATGATGGAGATGAAGGTCTTTTTGTAGCATATGACGCAGTTGAGTTTAAAGCCCCTGTGTATGCAGGTGACTACATAGAAGCAGTTGGAAAAATAACCCACTTGGGGAACACTTCTCGTAAAATGGATTTTGAAGCATGGAAGGTAATACGCCCACTCCCTGGTGGTGAACCATCCCAGGCAGAAGTTCTTTCGGAACCTATTTTAGTTTGCAAGGCTTCGGGAACCTGCGTCGTTCCTAAAAATTTGCAAAGATTAAAGGGGGAATAA
- the glyA gene encoding serine hydroxymethyltransferase, translating to MENLKKVDPKIYEVIQQELGRQRDKIELIASENFVSQAVLEAQGSVLTNKYAEGYPNKRYYGGCEYVDVVEQLAIDRAKELFGADHANVQPHSGASANMGVYFAILKPGDKVLGMNLSHGGHLTHGSPVNISGVYYNFHPYGVEESTGKVDYEVVRKLAHEIKPKLLVAGASAYPHTLDFAKFKEIADEVGAYLMVDMAHIAGLVAVGLHPSPIPYADFVTTTTHKTLRGPRGGMILCKEQHKKLIDKAIFPGLQGGPLMHVIAAKAVALKEAMEPDFKNYIEQVMSNAKALAKGLMDRGVTLAGNGTDTHKMLVDLRSLNLTGKYAEHILDEIGITVNKNTIPFDPQSPFVTSGIRIGTPAVTTRGFKEKEMDDIADIIVTVLKSNEDQEILESCKKRVETLCKSLPLY from the coding sequence ATGGAGAATCTAAAGAAAGTTGATCCAAAGATTTATGAGGTTATTCAGCAGGAGCTAGGTAGACAAAGGGATAAAATAGAACTTATTGCTTCTGAAAACTTTGTAAGTCAAGCTGTTTTAGAGGCTCAAGGTTCTGTACTGACAAACAAATATGCAGAAGGTTACCCAAATAAGAGATACTATGGTGGGTGCGAATATGTTGATGTTGTAGAGCAATTAGCCATAGATAGGGCTAAGGAACTTTTTGGGGCGGACCATGCCAATGTTCAACCACACTCTGGCGCATCGGCTAATATGGGAGTATATTTCGCCATACTAAAACCTGGGGATAAGGTTCTAGGTATGAACCTATCCCATGGAGGACACTTGACTCACGGAAGCCCAGTGAATATATCAGGGGTTTACTATAATTTTCATCCTTACGGTGTTGAAGAAAGCACAGGGAAGGTTGACTATGAAGTAGTTAGAAAGTTAGCCCATGAAATTAAACCTAAGCTGTTAGTTGCTGGTGCAAGCGCCTATCCACATACTTTAGATTTCGCTAAATTTAAAGAGATCGCAGATGAGGTTGGTGCATATCTAATGGTTGACATGGCTCACATCGCAGGCCTTGTTGCTGTAGGACTACACCCAAGCCCAATTCCTTACGCAGATTTTGTAACCACAACCACTCATAAAACCTTAAGAGGTCCAAGAGGCGGCATGATCCTTTGTAAAGAACAACATAAGAAGCTAATTGATAAAGCAATTTTCCCTGGACTTCAAGGGGGACCACTAATGCATGTTATTGCAGCTAAAGCTGTAGCTTTAAAGGAAGCCATGGAACCTGATTTTAAAAACTACATTGAGCAGGTTATGAGTAACGCCAAAGCTCTAGCTAAGGGGTTAATGGATAGAGGAGTTACCTTAGCTGGTAATGGTACAGACACCCATAAAATGTTAGTGGACTTAAGAAGCCTAAACCTTACTGGAAAATATGCCGAACATATACTAGACGAAATTGGTATAACAGTTAACAAAAACACCATACCCTTTGACCCACAGAGTCCCTTTGTTACCAGTGGTATAAGAATTGGGACACCTGCTGTGACAACCAGAGGCTTTAAAGAAAAGGAAATGGATGATATAGCTGATATTATTGTTACAGTTTTAAAATCTAACGAAGATCAAGAAATACTTGAAAGTTGTAAAAAAAGAGTAGAAACACTATGCAAAAGCTTACCTTTATATTAA
- the atpH gene encoding ATP synthase F1 subunit delta, whose amino-acid sequence MRNTIAKRYSKGLFDLAKERNLIDDIAADCQAILQSFESNPSLSSFLQNPKIQKNDKEQLIQNAFKSNVNQYTYDFIRLLTDKGRIQFLRECAQYFLVLTDVHKGLIDVEVTSALELNDAQMMELQKKLEQSTSKKVNINRSIDPTILGGLIIKIGNKVIDGSIRTKISKIKESLLKAQVMEVEVRE is encoded by the coding sequence ATGAGAAATACCATCGCTAAAAGATACTCCAAGGGTTTATTTGACCTAGCTAAAGAAAGAAATTTAATTGATGACATTGCTGCAGATTGCCAAGCTATACTACAATCTTTTGAAAGCAACCCATCTTTGAGTAGCTTTCTACAAAACCCTAAGATTCAGAAAAACGATAAAGAACAATTAATTCAAAATGCTTTTAAAAGCAATGTGAACCAATATACATATGACTTTATTCGTTTGTTAACTGATAAAGGAAGAATACAATTTCTAAGGGAATGCGCTCAGTACTTCCTTGTATTGACAGACGTACATAAAGGTCTAATAGATGTTGAAGTAACATCTGCTTTAGAGCTGAATGATGCTCAAATGATGGAGCTTCAGAAAAAGTTGGAGCAGTCCACAAGTAAAAAAGTTAATATCAACAGAAGTATTGATCCGACCATATTAGGTGGTTTGATTATAAAGATTGGAAACAAAGTTATTGATGGAAGTATTAGAACTAAAATAAGTAAAATAAAGGAATCCCTTTTAAAAGCACAAGTTATGGAAGTTGAGGTGAGGGAATAA
- a CDS encoding 3-keto-5-aminohexanoate cleavage protein, with protein sequence MKPLIITAALTGAETTKAHNPALPITPKEIAEEAYKCYKAGASIIHLHVRDEQGKPTQSVETFKKTIDLIKEKCDVIIQISTGGAVGAPIEERMAPLALKPEMATLTAGTVNFGNDVFFNSPQYIKAFAEKMQEYEVKPEIEVFESGMIDNAVRLAKKGLIAEPMHFDFVLGVPGAMVGGIEELLYLSKRLPEGSTWSVAGIGRHELTLGTHAILMGGHVRVGFEDNIYFAKGELAQSNAQLVKRIADLAGILGREIADTSTARKILGLSN encoded by the coding sequence GTGAAACCTTTAATAATAACAGCTGCCCTTACAGGTGCAGAGACAACAAAGGCCCATAATCCTGCTTTGCCAATAACCCCAAAGGAGATAGCTGAAGAAGCATACAAATGCTACAAAGCTGGTGCGTCTATAATACATCTACATGTGCGTGATGAGCAGGGGAAGCCTACACAATCGGTGGAAACATTTAAAAAAACCATAGATCTAATTAAAGAAAAGTGTGATGTGATAATACAAATTTCTACAGGTGGAGCTGTGGGAGCACCTATAGAAGAAAGGATGGCGCCCCTTGCACTCAAACCGGAAATGGCTACATTAACAGCGGGCACTGTAAACTTCGGTAATGATGTATTTTTTAACTCTCCACAGTATATAAAAGCCTTTGCAGAAAAGATGCAAGAATATGAAGTGAAACCAGAGATAGAGGTATTTGAAAGTGGAATGATTGACAATGCTGTCCGCCTAGCAAAAAAAGGATTAATAGCAGAACCCATGCATTTTGATTTTGTATTAGGAGTGCCTGGAGCTATGGTGGGTGGGATTGAAGAACTTCTCTATTTATCCAAAAGATTACCTGAGGGATCAACCTGGAGTGTTGCAGGGATTGGTAGACATGAGCTAACACTTGGGACACATGCAATTCTAATGGGAGGACATGTTAGAGTAGGCTTTGAAGACAATATTTACTTCGCTAAAGGGGAGTTAGCACAGTCTAATGCTCAGCTGGTAAAGAGGATAGCTGACTTAGCAGGAATTTTGGGTAGGGAAATTGCAGATACAAGTACAGCTAGGAAGATTCTAGGGCTATCAAATTAA
- the upp gene encoding uracil phosphoribosyltransferase: MGKTIVLDHPLIQHKLTLIRDKNTGAKEFRELVEELSMLLAYEVTRDLPLQDVEIETPVCKATTKALSGKKIGVVPILRAGLGMVEGILKLIPAAKVGHVGVYRDPETLQPVEYFCKLPTDIAERDLILVDPMLATGGSAIASVKFLKDRGAQNIKLVCLVAAPEGIEAVQKAHPDVDIFVAAVDERLNDHGYIVPGLGDAGDRLFGTK; the protein is encoded by the coding sequence TTGGGTAAAACAATAGTATTAGACCATCCACTAATCCAACATAAACTAACGCTTATTAGGGATAAAAATACTGGGGCAAAGGAATTTAGAGAATTAGTGGAGGAACTCTCAATGCTTTTAGCCTATGAGGTAACGAGAGACTTACCTCTTCAAGACGTTGAAATAGAGACTCCTGTATGTAAAGCAACCACAAAGGCTTTATCGGGGAAAAAGATAGGTGTTGTTCCAATACTACGTGCAGGACTTGGTATGGTGGAAGGAATTCTTAAACTTATACCTGCTGCTAAAGTTGGACATGTAGGTGTCTATAGGGATCCTGAAACACTACAGCCCGTGGAATACTTCTGTAAACTTCCTACTGACATCGCAGAGAGGGATTTGATTTTAGTAGATCCTATGTTAGCAACAGGCGGATCTGCCATTGCTTCTGTAAAATTTCTTAAAGATAGAGGGGCACAAAATATAAAGCTTGTGTGCTTAGTAGCTGCACCAGAAGGTATAGAAGCTGTGCAAAAAGCACATCCAGATGTAGATATTTTTGTTGCTGCTGTTGATGAACGTTTAAATGACCACGGATATATTGTACCAGGACTAGGAGACGCTGGTGATAGATTATTCGGAACAAAGTAA
- the atpB gene encoding F0F1 ATP synthase subunit A, protein MEQLLEGPRVVLEIFGLEITESIRNMWIIMAVIIILAIIMKNSMKREVPNGLQNFTEFLVETVNSLVSSTMGDERKSFAPYMGTLLLFIGISNISGIFGILPPTADINVTVSLAVMTFLLIHYNGLKKKGFGHIKGLAEPVFVFFPLNVIGELAKPVSLAFRLFGNIFAGSVILAMIYGEYGILSLFIPILPHMYFDLFAGLLQSFIFVMLTMVFITLALE, encoded by the coding sequence ATGGAACAACTTCTTGAAGGACCTCGGGTAGTCTTGGAAATTTTTGGTTTGGAAATAACAGAATCCATTCGTAACATGTGGATTATAATGGCTGTGATAATAATTTTAGCTATAATCATGAAAAATAGTATGAAAAGGGAAGTCCCAAATGGTCTTCAAAACTTTACAGAGTTTCTAGTTGAAACAGTTAACTCACTGGTTTCATCAACAATGGGTGACGAAAGGAAAAGCTTTGCTCCATATATGGGTACCCTGCTACTGTTTATTGGTATCTCCAATATATCTGGAATATTTGGTATATTGCCACCTACAGCAGATATAAACGTGACAGTGTCTTTGGCAGTTATGACTTTTTTACTAATCCATTATAATGGATTAAAGAAAAAGGGTTTTGGACATATTAAAGGCTTAGCTGAACCTGTTTTTGTATTTTTCCCATTGAATGTTATAGGCGAACTAGCAAAACCAGTTTCCTTAGCATTTCGTTTGTTTGGTAACATTTTCGCAGGCTCTGTTATTTTGGCAATGATTTATGGGGAGTATGGTATATTATCACTATTTATACCAATACTTCCACATATGTACTTTGATTTATTTGCAGGATTATTACAATCATTTATTTTTGTAATGCTTACAATGGTTTTCATAACCTTAGCATTAGAATAA